One stretch of Micromonospora echinospora DNA includes these proteins:
- a CDS encoding tetratricopeptide repeat protein, whose product MRGKFKENDGDAEGMLRDLTVAAAELRAVGERMSLSHVLSEYADALTKRGDFDAATAALEESVRLARELNPASEPGFQLIWLAAIRARSGDVAGAKAELRRFVTDRDGRDGAFGLMMLGSIARSEGSLDEAQECLAEAMRRQAETPLVAPQFRALLLAETGHLALARGDLPGARRCLDEATTRSLAARDMPVVAIITVGRVALAEAEGRYERAAELLGVSDSLRGRPDRSNPDAQRLAERLRAELGEDGYAAAYARGHGRSRADALAFVGGDPAG is encoded by the coding sequence ATGCGCGGCAAGTTCAAGGAGAACGACGGCGACGCCGAGGGCATGCTGCGTGACCTGACCGTCGCCGCCGCGGAGCTGCGCGCGGTCGGCGAGCGGATGAGCTTGTCGCACGTGCTCAGCGAGTACGCGGACGCGCTCACCAAACGCGGCGACTTCGACGCGGCGACCGCGGCGCTGGAGGAGTCGGTGCGGCTGGCCCGGGAACTCAACCCGGCCTCGGAGCCGGGCTTCCAGCTGATCTGGCTCGCCGCCATCCGCGCCCGCTCCGGCGACGTGGCCGGCGCCAAGGCCGAGCTGCGCCGGTTCGTGACCGACCGGGACGGCCGGGACGGCGCGTTCGGGCTGATGATGCTCGGCAGCATCGCCCGCTCCGAGGGCTCGCTGGACGAGGCGCAGGAGTGCCTCGCCGAGGCGATGCGCCGCCAAGCCGAGACGCCGCTTGTCGCCCCGCAGTTCCGCGCCCTGCTGCTGGCCGAGACGGGCCATCTGGCGCTTGCCCGCGGTGACCTGCCGGGTGCGCGCCGCTGCCTCGACGAGGCGACCACCCGCAGCCTTGCCGCCCGGGACATGCCGGTGGTCGCGATCATCACGGTCGGCCGGGTGGCGCTGGCGGAGGCGGAGGGCCGGTACGAGCGGGCGGCCGAACTGCTCGGCGTCTCCGACTCGCTGCGCGGGCGGCCGGACCGCTCCAACCCCGACGCGCAGCGGCTCGCCGAGCGGCTGCGCGCCGAGCTGGGCGAGGACGGATACGCCGCCGCGTACGCCCGGGGTCACGGCCGCAGCCGGGCCGACGCCCTCGCGTTCGTGGGCGGCGACCCGGCCGGGTGA
- a CDS encoding BTAD domain-containing putative transcriptional regulator — MVRVGILGPLEVRDGDRPVDVAGARLRALLIRLALDPGRPVSVPALAEALWGDEPPTDTANAVQTLVSRLRRAVPGLGVRSSPAGYRLDLDPDDVDAGRFERLTRQGRTALRDGDAATARTTLRDALALWRGPALTEVTDAPYAAAAVARLAELRLTAQEDRIDAELRTGRPELIVAELEELTAAHPLRERLAELHLRTLAAVGRPAEALAAYERIRQRLADELGVDPSPQLRAAHLELLRGEAAPPQQPTAAARRGNLRAALTTFVGRDEDLRRLTGLLAGNRLVTLLGPGGAGKTRLASVAAGRLADGVPGGAWLVELAPITDPADVPRAVLDTLGRRDRTLEPVRQPARDTLGRLVETIAADETLIVLDNCEHVVEAAARLAEELLGRCPGLRVLATSREPLGIVGEALDPVPPLRLPPADATPDDALAYPSVQLLRDRAAAVRAGFAVTGDNVAAVVEICRRLDGLPLAIELAAARLRTLSPQQVAAGLDDRFRLLTGGSRTALPRHRTLRAVVDWSWGLLTDDERRLAERLAVFPASVTADSAAGVAGPAAAALLDALVDKSLLQVVGDGRFRMLETIREYGLERLAAAGATAGARAAHAAYFRELVRTAEPHLRTAGQLPWLRLLEAERENVVGALHYACDASDADTALRIGAGLALPLVIWGDDGGIGGDVLARALALPGPAPAEERAVVLAIRIGAELARGEQGPTPEQIAELTTTLRGGGGDQTSDRGAARTDAVDLRRRHGGRDRGDRPGARAPRPVDRRHVARDARQVQGERRRRRGHAA, encoded by the coding sequence ATGGTGCGGGTGGGGATCCTCGGGCCGCTTGAGGTCCGCGACGGCGATCGGCCGGTCGACGTCGCCGGGGCGCGGCTGCGGGCGCTGCTGATCCGCCTCGCTCTGGACCCGGGCCGGCCGGTGAGCGTGCCCGCGCTGGCCGAGGCGCTCTGGGGTGACGAGCCGCCGACCGACACCGCGAACGCGGTGCAGACGCTCGTGTCCCGGCTGCGCCGGGCGGTGCCCGGCCTCGGCGTACGCAGCAGCCCGGCCGGTTACCGGCTCGACCTCGACCCGGACGACGTGGACGCCGGGCGGTTCGAGCGGCTGACCCGGCAGGGGCGGACGGCGCTGCGCGACGGCGACGCGGCGACGGCGCGGACGACGTTGCGCGACGCGCTCGCGCTGTGGCGCGGGCCGGCGCTGACCGAGGTCACCGACGCGCCGTACGCGGCGGCAGCGGTGGCGCGGCTGGCGGAGCTGCGGCTCACCGCGCAGGAGGACCGGATCGATGCGGAGCTGCGCACCGGGCGACCGGAGCTGATCGTCGCCGAGCTGGAGGAGCTGACCGCCGCGCACCCGCTGCGGGAGCGGCTGGCCGAGTTGCACCTGCGCACGCTCGCCGCCGTCGGGCGGCCCGCCGAGGCGCTGGCGGCGTACGAGCGGATCCGGCAACGGCTCGCCGACGAACTGGGCGTCGACCCGTCGCCACAGTTGCGGGCCGCGCATCTGGAACTGCTGCGTGGTGAGGCGGCCCCACCGCAGCAGCCGACGGCTGCGGCGCGGCGGGGCAACCTGCGGGCCGCGCTCACCACGTTCGTCGGGCGCGACGAGGACCTGCGCCGGCTCACCGGGCTGCTCGCCGGCAACCGGCTGGTCACCCTGCTCGGGCCGGGCGGGGCAGGCAAGACGCGGCTGGCGAGCGTGGCGGCGGGCCGGCTCGCCGACGGCGTGCCCGGCGGGGCGTGGCTGGTCGAGCTGGCGCCGATCACCGACCCGGCGGACGTGCCCCGGGCCGTGCTCGACACGCTCGGCCGCCGGGACCGGACGCTGGAACCGGTACGCCAGCCGGCCCGCGACACGCTCGGCCGCCTGGTGGAGACGATTGCCGCCGACGAGACGCTGATCGTGCTGGACAACTGCGAACACGTCGTCGAGGCCGCCGCCCGGCTCGCCGAGGAACTGCTCGGCCGCTGCCCGGGACTGCGCGTGCTGGCCACCTCCCGGGAGCCGCTCGGCATCGTCGGTGAGGCGCTGGACCCCGTACCGCCGTTGCGGCTGCCACCGGCGGACGCCACGCCGGACGACGCGCTCGCGTACCCGTCGGTGCAGTTGCTGCGCGACCGGGCCGCAGCAGTGCGGGCCGGGTTCGCGGTGACCGGCGACAACGTGGCGGCCGTGGTGGAGATCTGCCGGCGGCTCGACGGCCTGCCGCTGGCCATCGAACTCGCCGCGGCGCGGCTGCGCACGCTGTCGCCGCAGCAGGTCGCGGCCGGCCTGGACGACCGGTTCCGGCTGCTGACCGGCGGCAGCCGCACCGCGCTGCCCCGGCACCGCACGCTGCGGGCGGTGGTGGACTGGAGCTGGGGGCTGCTCACCGACGACGAGCGGCGGCTCGCCGAACGGCTCGCGGTCTTCCCGGCGTCGGTCACCGCCGACTCGGCCGCCGGCGTCGCCGGCCCGGCCGCCGCCGCGCTGCTCGACGCGCTCGTGGACAAGTCGCTGCTCCAGGTCGTCGGCGACGGGCGGTTCCGGATGCTGGAGACCATCCGGGAGTACGGGCTGGAACGGCTCGCCGCCGCCGGGGCGACGGCCGGGGCGCGCGCCGCGCACGCCGCGTACTTCCGGGAGCTGGTCCGGACCGCGGAGCCGCACCTGCGCACCGCCGGTCAGCTGCCGTGGCTGCGGCTGCTGGAGGCGGAACGGGAGAACGTCGTCGGCGCGCTGCACTACGCCTGCGACGCCAGTGACGCCGACACCGCGCTGCGGATCGGCGCGGGGCTGGCGTTGCCGCTGGTGATCTGGGGCGACGACGGCGGCATCGGCGGTGACGTGCTGGCCCGCGCGCTGGCGCTGCCCGGCCCGGCGCCGGCGGAGGAGCGGGCGGTGGTGCTCGCCATCCGCATCGGCGCGGAGCTGGCACGCGGCGAGCAGGGGCCGACGCCGGAGCAGATCGCCGAGCTGACCACGACCCTGCGGGGCGGCGGAGGGGACCAAACATCCGATCGTGGGGCTGCTCGCACCGATGCTGTCGATCTTCGGCGACGACACGGCGGCCGGGATCGCGGCGATCGACCGGGCGCGCGGGCACCCCGACCCGTGGACCGACGGCACGTTGCTCGGGATGCGCGGCAAGTTCAAGGAGAACGACGGCGACGCCGAGGGCATGCTGCGTGA
- a CDS encoding GNAT family N-acetyltransferase translates to MPVRPHPDAPDDSLLFGADDAPLARMRLRDDDGTRVAADVRPLPKAPLTRLVAQVRHDLAGHRLETPDEALAAALVADGLELSRAATDMRHDLTDVPEPVALPDGWSLGAPGWDDDLATGLDAAYGPDHPDGRWQPSDTEQVRAMFDTGEPVPPLVPASARLIDPDGRSAGHVLCAGPVPWTDDDCVWILNLGVAPRAQRRGFGRALLVHALRGAREAGLPSVGLSVVDGNPARRMYDAAGFRTLTRVLTVRIPDA, encoded by the coding sequence ATGCCGGTACGACCGCACCCCGACGCCCCTGACGACTCGCTGCTGTTCGGTGCCGACGACGCGCCGCTGGCCCGGATGCGGCTTCGGGATGACGACGGCACGCGGGTCGCGGCCGACGTCCGGCCGCTGCCCAAGGCGCCGCTCACCCGGCTCGTCGCGCAGGTACGGCATGACCTCGCCGGGCATCGGCTGGAGACGCCGGACGAGGCGCTGGCGGCGGCGCTGGTGGCCGACGGGCTGGAGCTGAGCCGGGCCGCCACTGACATGCGGCACGACCTGACCGACGTGCCCGAGCCGGTGGCGCTGCCGGACGGCTGGTCGCTCGGCGCCCCCGGCTGGGACGACGACCTCGCCACAGGGCTGGACGCGGCGTACGGCCCGGACCACCCGGACGGCCGCTGGCAGCCCAGCGACACCGAACAGGTGCGGGCGATGTTCGACACCGGTGAGCCGGTGCCGCCACTGGTGCCCGCCTCGGCCCGGCTGATCGACCCGGACGGCCGCAGCGCCGGGCACGTGCTGTGTGCCGGACCGGTGCCGTGGACCGACGACGACTGCGTCTGGATCCTCAACCTCGGCGTCGCGCCCCGCGCGCAGCGCCGCGGGTTCGGCCGGGCGCTGCTCGTCCACGCGTTGCGTGGCGCGCGGGAGGCGGGACTGCCGTCCGTCGGCCTGTCGGTGGTCGACGGCAACCCGGCCCGCCGCATGTACGACGCGGCCGGCTTCCGCACTCTCACCCGGGTGCTCACGGTCCGGATCCCCGACGCGTAG
- a CDS encoding SRPBCC family protein, with protein MSRIDRGSRTIAATPAAVYGALVDRAALEAWLPPDGMRGRIERWDPRPGGGFRMVLTYLDPAGSPGKTSDATDVVDVGFAELVPARRVTQTAVFQADDPAYAGTMTMTWHLAAAGDGTEVTVTATGVPPGIDQTAHEEGIASSLAHLAAYLEPGG; from the coding sequence GTGAGCAGGATCGATCGGGGCAGCAGGACGATCGCCGCCACTCCGGCAGCGGTGTACGGCGCGCTCGTCGACCGGGCCGCCCTGGAGGCGTGGCTGCCGCCGGACGGGATGCGCGGGCGGATCGAGCGGTGGGATCCCCGGCCCGGTGGCGGGTTCCGGATGGTGCTCACCTACCTCGACCCGGCGGGCAGCCCGGGCAAGACGTCGGACGCCACCGACGTGGTGGACGTCGGGTTCGCCGAACTCGTACCGGCGCGCCGGGTGACGCAGACGGCGGTGTTCCAGGCCGACGACCCGGCGTACGCGGGCACCATGACCATGACCTGGCACCTCGCGGCGGCCGGCGACGGCACCGAGGTGACAGTCACCGCCACCGGCGTACCGCCGGGCATCGACCAGACGGCACACGAGGAGGGCATCGCGTCCTCGCTGGCGCACCTGGCCGCGTACCTCGAACCGGGCGGCTGA
- a CDS encoding GNAT family N-acetyltransferase gives MRFPVSTPPAVPAGTLTTGPQPTLPAEGGLVLRPWADGDAPAVLAAYQDPEIRRWHTRRPASPEQVLQWFAHLRRSWQEETGASWAVTRDGAVVGRMVLGGFNLDDGEAGCAYWVVPAARGAGVASGALRAVSAWALGDGRLHRLWLDHSTGNVASCRVAVKAGFRLEGTKRSAAVHDDGRHDMHLHARVRGDA, from the coding sequence ATGCGATTCCCGGTGTCCACACCGCCCGCCGTTCCCGCCGGCACGCTCACCACCGGCCCGCAGCCGACGTTGCCCGCCGAGGGCGGCCTGGTCCTGCGCCCCTGGGCGGACGGGGACGCGCCCGCCGTCCTGGCCGCGTACCAGGATCCGGAGATCCGCCGCTGGCACACCCGCCGGCCCGCGTCGCCGGAGCAGGTCCTCCAGTGGTTCGCCCACCTCCGTCGTTCCTGGCAGGAGGAGACGGGCGCGAGCTGGGCGGTGACGCGCGACGGCGCGGTGGTGGGCCGCATGGTGCTGGGCGGCTTCAACCTCGACGACGGCGAGGCCGGGTGCGCGTACTGGGTGGTTCCGGCCGCCCGTGGCGCGGGCGTGGCCTCCGGCGCGTTGCGGGCGGTGAGCGCGTGGGCGCTCGGCGACGGCCGGCTGCACCGGCTCTGGCTGGACCACTCGACCGGCAACGTCGCGTCGTGCCGGGTGGCGGTCAAGGCCGGGTTCCGGCTGGAGGGCACGAAGCGCAGCGCGGCGGTGCACGACGACGGGCGGCACGACATGCACCTGCACGCCCGCGTCCGCGGGGACGCCTGA